A window of Rhododendron vialii isolate Sample 1 chromosome 11a, ASM3025357v1 contains these coding sequences:
- the LOC131306517 gene encoding uncharacterized protein LOC131306517, whose translation MGAHDPLPYHEYTPEQLSDVYWIDTSHPELGWNKLDSSLNHPRTSAHVVFDGKRLYAMGCCFSDDTRRPYPYDAELKPEVYVVSYGGGDGGGSWHVLKDPPIGSDRAVDVPGRMDGHAVLDLEDDGGKKKRRIVVMHSFGYEQLYSYDVDADSWDVYHHHFQPWTYASAFVDGILYYMDHDHLGVMFGLDLNKPNNQPKRVVLKKNFKENKNRRWIPQDIPGPPPYNMPPPPEPFLVSLGS comes from the coding sequence ATGGGCGCTCACGATCCACTCCCCTACCACGAATACACGCCTGAGCAACTGAGCGACGTGTATTGGATCGACACCTCTCATCCCGAACTAGGGTGGAACAAGTTAGACAGTTCCCTGAATCATCCCAGGACCTCTGCGCACGTCGTTTTCGACGGAAAACGTCTATACGCTATGGGGTGTTGTTTCTCTGACGATACTCGTAGACCTTATCCGTACGACGCAGAATTGAAGCCCGAGGTTTACGTCGTGTCCTACGGCGGCGGCGACGGTGGTGGTTCTTGGCACGTGTTGAAAGATCCTCCGATCGGATCAGACAGAGCTGTAGATGTGCCTGGTAGAATGGACGGGCACGCGGTCCTCGACCTTGAAGACGACGGTGGCAAGAAGAAGCGGAGGATTGTCGTAATGCATTCTTTTGGTTACGAACAACTGTATTCGTACGATGTTGATGCTGATTCTTGGGATGtttaccaccaccacttccagcCGTGGACTTACGCGTCCGCGTTTGTAGACGGGATCCTTTACTATATGGACCACGACCATCTCGGGGTTATGTTTGGCCTGGATCTCAACAAGCCAAACAACCAGCCTAAGAGAGTggttttaaaaaagaattttaaggAGAACAAGAATCGCCGCTGGATACCCCAAGATATCCCTGGCCCCCCTCCCTATAATATGCCGCCTCCGCCGGAGCCATTTTTAGTCTCACTGGGAAGCTGA